From a region of the Thermomicrobium roseum DSM 5159 genome:
- a CDS encoding metal-dependent transcriptional regulator — protein sequence MRQSRRATGRVPITQAMEDYLKVIFALERDEGRVTTQAIAERLRVQSPSVTNMLKRMAALDLVDHQPYRGVRLTDRGRSVALEVIRHHRLLERFLAEVLEYPWDALHEEADRLEHGLSEELESWIDARLGFPTEDPHGHPIPRSDGSLPERPCQRLHDVLPGQQVEVLHVADHDRAQLRYLAELGIRPGTRLEVLERLPFEGPLRVRIGDREQYVGERLARGIYVTAASTGGKEQATR from the coding sequence GTGAGACAGTCGAGGCGCGCGACTGGGCGAGTACCGATCACGCAGGCGATGGAGGATTATCTGAAAGTCATCTTCGCGCTCGAGCGCGACGAGGGACGGGTTACGACCCAAGCGATCGCCGAGCGTTTGCGGGTGCAGAGCCCCTCGGTGACGAACATGTTGAAGCGGATGGCTGCACTTGATCTCGTCGATCACCAACCCTATCGGGGTGTGCGACTGACGGACCGCGGGAGAAGCGTTGCGCTCGAAGTGATCCGGCATCATCGCTTATTGGAGCGGTTTCTCGCCGAGGTTTTGGAGTATCCGTGGGATGCTCTGCACGAAGAGGCGGATCGCCTCGAGCACGGACTTTCCGAGGAACTGGAGTCCTGGATCGACGCACGACTCGGCTTCCCGACCGAAGATCCGCACGGACATCCCATCCCGCGCAGCGATGGCTCGCTCCCCGAACGACCCTGTCAGCGGTTGCACGATGTCCTGCCGGGGCAGCAGGTGGAAGTTCTCCATGTTGCCGATCACGATCGCGCACAGCTCCGCTATCTGGCAGAACTGGGTATTCGCCCGGGCACTCGCCTAGAGGTACTCGAGCGCTTACCGTTCGAGGGGCCACTGCGGGTCCGGATCGGTGATCGCGAGCAGTACGTCGGGGAACGATTGGCACGCGGAATCTACGTGACGGCAGCATCGACGGGGGGCAAGGAGCAAGCGACGCGGTAA